Proteins from one Phalacrocorax carbo chromosome 19, bPhaCar2.1, whole genome shotgun sequence genomic window:
- the CILP2 gene encoding cartilage intermediate layer protein 2, with product MGELALALLALAALHGAGAPEPLENDSEPGKSVTAGKPWKAAPSLADLDLDTAGGGAEWTSWFNIDHPGGDGDYESLDAIRFYYRGRVCERPVAIQARTTEWELPEEVGEVVHVSPKKGFRCINKEQPQGKTCSNYHIRFLCPLEHIYWSHWSSWSPCSRSACGTSGTQTRTRRCVNARLAVTLKELKCKGKAMERRPCSAGPCPEPAWMEWGAWGPCSRSCGSAGTRVRRRSCKKAKKVPCTGRPTEVQKCPPSPCPACPEHTLQGTVVSATGAALPDARVYLEGRPPVLLARSDARGRFAAAGLCEGTAANVSAHREGFAPGLAPVVSNGSGVAVAHVMLRRLEKPYMVLHPKTKVRVAGQEVTFCCKASGTPVPKKYYWYHNGTLLERKVHRYGSRLVLRGLAPEQAGTYHCKASTEAGAIKSAPAQLTVLAQGQQSCKPEPEPSLVELPSECPQDATGSRYYNVGRCPPAPCAGSLADQSGCGAEAGRCCGVRRMEMREIPCAGSLLPIKVVAECGCGPCAQPRVLVQGRVTAADTGEPLRFGQIFLGGRKVGFTGYKGSFTIEVPPDTQRLVARFVDRQQRFVDAIKVLPFNRRGGAIYQEVKMLRKKEPVDLDGSQSNAIPLGEASGREPVGELILPPGAFLRPSGEVFRGTVKASVTFLDPRDMATASAASSDLSFANADGEIVPLRTYGMFAVDFREGESGAVLQTGPVEVRMDAGQVQMPEHLQKMKLWSLNPETGLWEEEGDLRLAGGSRQKREERTFLVGNLEVRERRLFNLDVPEDRRCFVKVRAYSNEKFNPYEQLEGVVISLINLEPQPGYPANPRAWGRFDSVVTGPNGACLPAFCDGQRPDAYSAYVTATLGGEELEAAASSPKLNPNIIGVSQPYLGKLGYRRLDHDDPDLKKTAFQINVAKPDPNNVDETNGPIYPYRSLEECEKAPVSANHLRFYRVEVDRYEYNVVPFKESDLTSWTGDYLSWWPNPQEFRACFIKVQIEGPQEYMVRSRNVGGSHPRTRGQLYGLRDIRSVRDMLLENTSGACVEFKCSGMLFDQSLVDRTLVSIIPQGSCRRTSINSLLREYLSRHPPVAENNHTAAFTMLAPVDPLGHNYGIYTVTDQNPRLAKEIAIGRCFDGTSDGFSREMKADAGTAVTFTCQERPVGRESFFQRLLTAPAEALAEIRQEMGASEMRRAPPEVMDFASGARAPGPTATRQTPSSRRRMGQIRGQP from the exons ATGGGGGAGCTGGCGTTGGCCCTCCTGGCTCTCGCCGCCCTGCACGGTGCTGGCGCACCAG AGCCCCTGGAGAACGACTCGGAGCCGGGGAAGAGCGTCACGGCGGGGAAGCCCTGGaaagcagcccccagcctggcagACCTCGACCTGGACACGGCAG GTGGAGGAGCCGAGTGGACGTCCTGGTTCAACATCGACCATcccgggggggacggggactACGAGAGCCTGGACGCCATTCGCTTCTACTACCGCGGGCGCGTCTGCGAGCGGCCGGTGGCCATCCAGGCCCGCACCACCGAGTGGGAACTGCCCGAGGAGGTGGGCGAGGTGGTGCATGTCAGCCCCAAGAAGGGTTTTCGCTGCATCAACAAGGAGCAGCCGCAGGGCAAGACCTGCTCCAACTACCACATCCGCTTCCTCTGCCCGTTGG AGCACATCTACTGGTCACACTGGTCCTCCTGGAGCCCCTGCTCACGCAGCGCCTGCGGCACCAGTGGCACCCAGACCCGCACCCGTCGCTGTGTCAACGCCCGGCTGGCGGTTACGCTCAAGGAGCTCAAGTGCAAGGGCAAAGCCATGGAGCGACGGCCGTGCAGCGCCGGCCCCTGCCCAG AGCCAGCGTGGATGGAGTGGGGCGCTTGGGGTCCCTGTTCCCGCAGCTGCGGCAGCGCCGGGACACGCGTCCGGCGCCGGAGCTGCAAGAAAGCCAAGAAGGTGCCGTGCACCGGCCGCCCCACCGAGGTGCAGAAATGccccccctcgccctgcccaG cctgcCCCGAGCACACGCTGCAGGGCACCGTCGTCTCCGCCACgggtgcggcgctgccggatGCCCGCGTCTACCTGGAGGGCCGCCCGCCGGTGCTGCTGGCCCGCAGCGATGCCCGCGGGCGCTTCGCCGCGGCGGGGCTGTGCGAGGGCACCGCCGCCAACGTCAGCGCCCACCGCGAGGGCTTCGCCCCGGGACTGGCACCCGTCGTCTCCAACGGCTCCGGCGTGGCGGTGGCACACGTGATGCTGCGGAGGCTGG agaAGCCCTACATGGTGCTGCACCCCAAGACGAAGGTGCGGGTGGCCGGGCAGGAGGTGACCTTCTGCTGCAAAGCCTCGGGCACCCCCGTGCCCAAGAAGTACTACTG gTACCACAACGGGACGCTGCTGGAGAGGAAGGTGCACCGGTATGGCAGCCGCCTGGTGCTGCGGGGGCTGGCGCCGGAGCAGGCTGGCACCTACCACTGCAAAGCCAGCACCGAGGCGGGTGCCATCAAATCAGCGCCAGCACAGCTCACCGTGCTGG cccagggccagcagagctgcaagcCGGAGCCTGAGCCGAGCCTTGTGGAGCTGCCCAGCGAGTGCCCGCAGGATGCCACCGGCTCCCGCTACTACAACGTGGGtcgctgcccgcccgccccgtGTGCCGGCAGCCTGGCTGACCAGTCGGGGTGCGGGGCGGAAGCAGGGCGCTGCTGCGGGGTGCGGAGGATGGAGATGCGGGAGATCCCCTGTGCCGGCTCCCTGCTGCCCATCAAGGTGGTGGCCGAGTGCGGTTGCGGACCCTGCGCCCAGCCCCGCGTCCTGGTGCAGGGACGGGTGACGGCAGCCGACACCGGTGAGCCCCTGCGCTTCGGGCAGATCTTCCTGGGTGGGAGGAAGGTCGGCTTCACCGGCTACAAAGGCTCCTTCACCATCGAGGTGCCGCCGGACACGCAGCGCTTGGTGGCTCGCTTCGTGGACCGGCAGCAGCGGTTTGTAGATGCCATCAAGGTCTTGCCCTTCAACCGTCGCGGTGGTGCCATCTACCAGGAGGTCAAGATGCTGCGGAAGAAGGAACCGGTGGACCTGGACGGCAGCCAGAGCAACGCCATCCCGCTGGGGGAGGCGAGCGGCCGGGAGCCCGTCGGGGAGCTCATCCTTCCCCCCGGTGCCTTCCTCCGTCCCTCTGGGGAGGTCTTCAGGGGCACAGTCAAAGCCAGTGTCACCTTCCTAGACCCCAGGGACATGGCAACGgccagcgccgcctccagcgACCTCAGCTTCGCCAACGCTGATGGGGAGATCGTCCCCCTTAGGACCTACGGCATGTTTGCCGTGGATTTTCGGGAAGGGGAGAGCGGTGCGGTGCTGCAGACGGGGCCGGTGGAGGTGCGGATGGACGCGGGGCAGGTCCAGATGCCGGAACACCTGCAGAAGATGAAGTTGTGGTCCTTGAACCCTGAGACTGGcttgtgggaggaggagggggatcTCCGCTTGGCCGGGGGGAGCCGGcagaagagggaggagaggactTTCCTGGTGGGGAACCTGGAGGTCCGGGAGCGGCGTCTCTTCAACCTGGACGTGCCGGAAGACCGCCGCTGCTTCGTCAAGGTCAGGGCTTACAGCAATGAGAAGTTCAACCCCTACGAGCAACTGGAAGGGGTGGTCATCAGCCTCATCAACCTGGAGCCCCAGCCTGGTTATCCCGCCAACCCCCGGGCATGGGGTCGCTTCGACAGCGTGGTGACGGGCCCCAACGgcgcctgcctgcctgctttctGTGACGGCCAGCGCCCGGATGCCTACTCGGCGTATGTCACTGCCACGCTGGGtggggaggagctggaagctgcGGCCTCCAGCCCCAAGCTCAACCCCAACATCATTGGGGTGTCCCAGCCCTACCTGGGAAAGCTGGGCTACCGCCGGTTGGATCACGATGACCCCGACTTGAAGAAGACGGCTTTCCAAATCAATGTGGCCAAGCCCGACCCCAACAACGTTGATGAGACCAATGGCCCCATCTACCCTTACCGCAGCCTCGAGGAGTGCGAGAAGGCGCCGGTCAGCGCCAACCACCTCCGCTTCTACCGCGTGGAAGTGGACAGGTACGAGTACAACGTGGTGCCCTTCAAGGAGAGCGACCTGACCTCCTGGACTGGTGACTACCTGTCATGGTGGCCCAACCCTCAGGAGTTCAGGGCTTGTTTCATCAAGGTGCAGATCGAGGGGCCGCAGGAGTACATGGTGAGGTCCCGTAATGTGGGGGGCAGCCACCCCCGCACCCGGGGGCAGCTCTACGGGCTGCGTGACATCCGTAGCGTGCGGGACATGCTGCTGGAGAACACCTCAGGTGCCTGTGTGGAGTTCAAGTGCAGCGGGATGCTCTTCGACCAGAGCCTGGTGGATCGCACCTTGGTCTCCATCATCCCCCAAGGCAGCTGCCGCCGCACCTCCATCAACAGCCTCCTCCGGGAGTACCTGAGCCGTCACCCGCCCGTGGCGGAGAACAACCACACAGCCGCCTTCACCATGCTGGCACCGGTCGACCCATTGGGTCACAACTACGGCATCTACACGGTGACGGACCAGAACCCGCGGTTGGCCAAGGAGATTGCCATCGGCCGCTGCTTCGACGGCACCTCCGACGGCTTCTCGCGGGAGATGAAGGCAGACGCTGGCACGGCCGTTACCTTCACCTGCCAGGAGCGGCCGGTGGGGCGGGAGAGCTTCTTCCAGCGCCTGCTGACGGCCCCGGCCGAGGCACTGGCCGAGATCCGGCAGGAGATGGGGGCCAGTGAGATGCGCCGGGCTCCCCCCGAGGTGATGGACTTCGCCTCTGGTGCCCGAGCCCCGGGCCCCACGGCCACTCGCCAGACCCCCAGCAGCCGGCGGAGGATGGGCCAGATCCGGGGGCAGCCGTGA
- the YJEFN3 gene encoding yjeF N-terminal domain-containing protein 3 translates to MSSAPGPAREPPRYLSKAEAEAIEKELLEDYRFGRQQLIEIWGHACAMAVTKAFPLPSLPRKQPTVLVVCGPAQNGAIGLVCARHLRIFDYEPTIFYPKRSPDPLYRDFTTQCEKMDIPFLSYLPTEVQLINDAYNAVVDAVLGAEAEAGGGREPCAAILSTLKHIRIPIISLDVPSGWDVEAGSSGGISPDVLVSLSAPKQCARRFLGRQHFVAGRFLPYDVQKKFELNPPEYPGTECVVAL, encoded by the exons CAAGGCGGAGGCGGAGGCCATCgagaaggagctgctggaggattACCGGTTCGGGCGGCAGCAGCTGATCGAGATCTGGGGACATGCCTGTGCCATGGCTGTGACCAAG GCCTTcccgctgccctccctgccGCGGAAGCAGCCCACGGTGCTGGTGGTGTGCGGCCCGGCGCAGAACGGGGCCATCGGGCTGGTGTGCGCCCGGCACCTGCGGATCTTT GACTACGAGCCCACCATCTTCTACCCCAAACGCTCCCCGGACCCCCTGTACCGGGATTTCACGACGCAGTGCGAGAAGATGGACATCCCCTTCCTCTCCTACCTCCCCACCGAG GTGCAGCTGATCAATGACGCCTACAACGCCGTGGTGGACGCCGTGCTGGGAGCCGAGGCGGAGGCAGGCGGGGGGAGGGAGCCCTGCGCTGCCATTCTGAGCACCCTGAAGCACATCCGCATCCCCATCATCAGCCTGGACGTGCCCTCAG GGTGGGATGTGGAGGCCGGGAGCAGCGGCGGGATCAGCCCCGACGTCCTGGTGTCGCTGTCAGCGCCCAAGCAGTGCGCCCGCCGCTTCCTGGGCCGCCAGCACTTCGTGGCCGGTCGATTCCTCCCCTACGACGTGCAGAAGAAGTTTGAGCTCAACCCGCCCGAGTACCCCGGCACCGAGTGCGTGGTGGCCCTGTGA